In Candidatus Binatia bacterium, one DNA window encodes the following:
- a CDS encoding alkaline phosphatase family protein, translating to MRRLAPHLWICGLVAGIGLSGCGGAASSLPGGGAPPLQQKTPSSGSTPIQHVVFIVQENRSFDNLFADFPGADGATRGRMKVKYQGKYHDIWVPLQAHALVNGFDIQHCHTAFLTDYDNGKMDGFGQVSRGACGTQGKPAGKAVYQYVEPSQIAPYWFIANEWGLADHMFQNQGSGSFIAHQDLIRGGSRINTRYSLVDNPNVMPWGCDAGGGHTSLITLKGKYLPYVQKGPFPCTNKFPSSSYYEVISDLLDKAGVSWHYYSPCFKGYNPNNCDQSCPALCSGGILNAFDVIARVRYGAEWGTNVSMPETNLFTDISSGNLAAVSWVIPSDANSDHPGEGCGCDTGPSWVASIVNAIGQTNYWNSSVIVVLWDDWGGFYDHVAPDESPGWGGNGFRIPMLVLSPYVKIGAGSKGGYVSSTPYSYGSLLRYVEDNWNLGRLGTSDSTANSISDMLDYTQKQRGFTTIPSQHSIEYFKRQKATPQHGDPE from the coding sequence ATGCGCCGGCTAGCACCCCATCTTTGGATCTGCGGACTCGTCGCCGGAATCGGCCTGAGCGGCTGCGGCGGAGCCGCTTCCTCGCTGCCGGGCGGCGGCGCGCCGCCGCTGCAACAAAAGACGCCCAGCTCCGGCAGCACGCCGATACAGCACGTCGTGTTCATCGTGCAGGAGAACCGCAGCTTCGACAACCTCTTCGCCGACTTTCCGGGCGCCGACGGCGCGACGCGCGGACGCATGAAAGTAAAATACCAGGGCAAGTATCACGACATCTGGGTTCCGTTGCAGGCGCACGCGCTCGTGAACGGCTTCGACATCCAGCACTGTCACACGGCGTTCCTCACCGACTACGACAACGGCAAGATGGACGGCTTCGGCCAGGTAAGCAGAGGCGCGTGCGGCACGCAGGGCAAGCCGGCAGGCAAGGCGGTCTATCAATACGTCGAACCGTCGCAGATCGCGCCCTACTGGTTCATCGCGAACGAGTGGGGCCTGGCCGATCACATGTTCCAGAATCAGGGCAGCGGCAGTTTCATCGCGCACCAAGACCTGATTCGCGGCGGCAGCCGGATCAACACTAGGTACAGCCTCGTCGACAATCCCAACGTCATGCCCTGGGGCTGCGACGCGGGTGGGGGCCATACGTCGCTCATCACGCTGAAGGGCAAGTATCTGCCGTACGTGCAGAAAGGCCCGTTCCCGTGCACGAACAAGTTCCCGTCATCGTCGTATTACGAAGTGATCAGCGACCTACTCGATAAAGCCGGCGTGAGCTGGCACTACTACTCGCCCTGCTTCAAGGGTTATAATCCGAACAATTGCGACCAGAGCTGCCCGGCCCTCTGTTCGGGCGGAATCCTCAACGCGTTCGACGTCATCGCTCGCGTCCGCTACGGCGCCGAGTGGGGAACGAACGTGTCGATGCCCGAGACGAACCTCTTCACCGACATCAGCAGCGGGAATCTCGCTGCCGTCTCGTGGGTCATCCCATCCGATGCCAACTCCGATCATCCTGGAGAAGGATGCGGCTGCGACACCGGGCCGTCGTGGGTGGCGAGCATCGTCAACGCGATCGGTCAGACGAACTATTGGAACTCGAGCGTCATCGTCGTTCTATGGGACGATTGGGGCGGCTTCTACGACCACGTCGCACCAGACGAGTCGCCCGGGTGGGGCGGCAACGGCTTCCGGATCCCGATGCTGGTGCTTTCGCCGTACGTGAAGATCGGCGCGGGAAGTAAGGGCGGTTACGTCTCGTCAACGCCGTACTCGTACGGCAGCCTGCTGCGCTACGTCGAGGACAACTGGAACCTCGGACGCCTCGGCACGTCAGACTCGACCGCTAATAGCATCAGCGATATGCTCGACTACACCCAAAAACAGCGCGGGTTCACGACGATTCCGTCGCAGCACTCGATAGAGTACTTCAAACGTCAGAAGGCTACACCCCAACACGGTGACCCCGAGTAA